From the genome of Fusibacter sp. A1:
ACTGATCCAATAGTCGATCTGACCATTGTAATCATGCCATTTTTCTTTTTCAACAGATTCACCTTTAATACCATGTTTGTCATTACCAGAGTAAAAAATTGGGTGAATACCATTTCCTGAAGATACACTTGTATCAGTTGTTCCATCAGAAAGGTTAATTCCCTGTCCTTGAGCAGCAAATACAACATTTGGACTAGCAGAAAACAGTAACAATAATGCAATGAATAATGCTAAAGTTCTCATTTCCATCGTGGTTGTGCGATTCATACGTAACTCCTTTGCTGTTATTAAATAAGTAATAAGTTTAAAAATGCTTTTAGTGAAACTCATTCTCAATGTATGATTAAACTTATAAACAATACTATCATAAAGAAATTGAAATATAAAGAACAATATACATACTAAATGTAAATATCTGAAATAATTTAATTGTCTTAAAACACGGTTTAATGTTTACCTAGAATAGCTACAATATAATTAAGCAGCTACTTGCTAATGTAAACTCTATTCCTTTATATTTAAAGTGATTTTTCCCTTACTTAAGTTTAATCACAATTTCTTTCTATATTTTGATAAGTAGAAGATGACCCATATTCTTATTTTTCAACCTAGATAGGTCGAAAAGAAATCCAATTCCTCTTTTTGAGATATGTTATGATAGCTCAATTTAAGTGAATACTTGCCTCTTTATTTTGTAATCATAATTTTGTAAATGAAGGATATGTACTTTATTCTATAGATGACGCCCTCATGGTCATTCTTACTAAAAGACCAACAAGTAGGTAGATTTAATTCGTGCACTCATTAAGTTCGCAGCGCTTAAGCTCGGCATACTGATGGGTGAAAAAGTAGGAATTAGTACCGCTATTCTTGTATTCTGAGTTGGTTCGATAATCTAGTTAAAATTTAATGTGACTATTATAAAAATACAAATTCACAAAAATAAAAACAGCCATTAGAATTTCTCTAACGGCTGCTTGATTAAGTTATTTCTTTTTAAATACCCATCCCAAAGAGATTAAGGCGGTACCTAGTGAATAAAACTGCCAAGGTGAACTTTCCCCAGTCTTAGGTAATGTTCCACTACCTAATGGAATCTCTAAGTCTAGAATTATTTCTGGTTCTTCTTCAGTTACGTTCGAATCATTTATTGGTAGATCAACTGCACCAAGTGCAATTTCTTCATCTTGAATAACAATCAGATCATCAGCTTCTGCTATGGTTACTGTCTCAGTCGCTGCCTCTGTAGTTGGTTCCTGAGTGGTCGCTGGAGCTTCTGTAGTCGGCGGCGTTGTTGTTGGTGCTTCTGTAGTAGTTTCAGTTGCTGTTGGTGCTTCCGTAGTAGTTTGTGTAGTTGTTGGTGCTTCCGTAGTAGTTTGTGTAGTTGTTGGTGCTTCAGTTGTTGTTTGTGTTGTTGTTTGTGTTGTTGTTGGTGCTTCCGTAGTAGTTTGTGTTGTTGTTGGTTCTTCAGTTGTTGTTTGTGTTGTTGTTGGTGCTTCAGTTGTTGTTTGTGTTGTTGTTGGTGCTTCAGTTGTTGTTTGTGTTGTTGTTGGTGCTTCTGTAGTAGTTTGTGTTGTTGTTGGTGCTTCTGTAGTAGTTTGTGTTGTTGTTGGTGCTTCCGTAGTAGTTTGTGTTGTTGTTGGTGCTTCAGTTGTAGTTTGTGTTGTTGTTGGTGCTTCAGTTGAAGTTTGTGTTGTTGGTGCTTCTGTAGTAGTTTCAGTTGTTGTTGGTGCTTCTGTAGTAGATTCAGTTGTTGGTGCTTCTGTAGTAGATTCAGTTGTTGGTGCTTCTGTAGTAGTTCCAGTTGTTGTTGGTGCTTCTGTAGTAGTTTCAGTTGTTGTTGGTGCTTCTGTAGTAGTTTGTGTTGTTGTTGGTATTTCTGTTGTCGTTTGAGTTGTTGTTGTTGTTTGTGGTATTTCATCACCAATCACAATGTTAAAATGACTGATCGCCGGTACTTTTCCACCATTGTTAAGTGGTGACCGAAGCTTAGAATCGCTGCTTACAATACCATCGTAGTTATATTCATAATAATTGTTTCCACCCTTTACTCTAACCGAAGCTACAGTATGTGTGATCGCTCTCCATTTTAAATAACTTCCATCAGAACTGATCTGATATTCAATTTGACCATTGTAATCATGCCAAACACTTTTTACAACAGAATCACCCTGAATACCGCCCCCGTCGTTACCGGAATAGAAAACTGGATAGATCCCCTCAGTTGAAGTCGGATCATCTGCTCCTCCTACAGCATAAACGGCATTGGGTATTGTTGAAAACAGTAGTAAAAATGCAACTATTAATGATAATGACCTTGTTTCCATCGTTTTTTTCCGTTTCATAATTTGCTCCTTTACTAAAAAGTATTATATGTGCAAAACTCTTAATTGATAGAGATAATCGTTATCGTTTAGGTTAATCATATGATATCATGAATCCGACAATAGTTAAAGAGGTTTATACTGAAAAACAACGAATATATCCCCTTTTATTTTATGGTTATCCATTGGACAATCTATGTGACACTTCTTCATTTACTATCACCACTTTCAATACCATGATTTGAATCGTGTTTTTATCGTCTTATCATTCCAAATAGAGCTGTAGAGATACATAATCTTAAAGTAAGAACTGAACACTCAAGATTATTGCCATCAAAAAAAACGGAACTGGCGTCCTAGAAAATTATGTTTTCTAGGACGCCAGTTCCGTTTTCATTTATTAATTTAC
Proteins encoded in this window:
- a CDS encoding LPXTG cell wall anchor domain-containing protein, whose amino-acid sequence is MKRKKTMETRSLSLIVAFLLLFSTIPNAVYAVGGADDPTSTEGIYPVFYSGNDGGGIQGDSVVKSVWHDYNGQIEYQISSDGSYLKWRAITHTVASVRVKGGNNYYEYNYDGIVSSDSKLRSPLNNGGKVPAISHFNIVIGDEIPQTTTTTQTTTEIPTTTQTTTEAPTTTETTTEAPTTTGTTTEAPTTESTTEAPTTESTTEAPTTTETTTEAPTTQTSTEAPTTTQTTTEAPTTTQTTTEAPTTTQTTTEAPTTTQTTTEAPTTTQTTTEAPTTTQTTTEAPTTTQTTTEEPTTTQTTTEAPTTTQTTTQTTTEAPTTTQTTTEAPTTTQTTTEAPTATETTTEAPTTTPPTTEAPATTQEPTTEAATETVTIAEADDLIVIQDEEIALGAVDLPINDSNVTEEEPEIILDLEIPLGSGTLPKTGESSPWQFYSLGTALISLGWVFKKK